The Actinoplanes sp. N902-109 genomic interval CAGCACCTGCGCGAACCGGTGCGCATCCAGATGGGCCGGCCCGCGTTGCCGCCGGGCGAGCTGCCCCGGGTGCGGCAGAGCGTCTACTTCGTGGCGCGGGCGCACAAGGCCGCCGCCCTCGGTCGGGTGCTCGACGTCGAGGCGCCGACCGCGGCGATCGTCTTCTGCCGTACGCGAGAAGAGGTCGACGAGCTCACCGAGGTCCTCAACGGCCGGGGTTACCGGGCTGAGGCGCTGCACGGCGGGCTGAGCCAGGACCAGCGCGACCGGGTCATGGGGCGGCTGCGGAACGGCACCACCGAGCTGCTGGTCGCCACCGACGTGGCCGCCCGTGGGCTGGACATCGAGCAGCTCACGCACGTGGTCAACTACAACGTGCCGTCGGCGCCCGAGGCGTACGTGCACCGCATCGGGCGGGTCGGCCGGGCCGGGCGGGAGGGTTCGGCGATCACCCTCGCCGAGCCGCGTGAGCAGCGCATGCTGACCGCGATCGAACGGCTCACCCGCCAGCCCATCGCGGTCGAGGCGGTGCCGTCCGTGTCGGACCTGCGGGCCCGGCGGCTCGAGCTGACCCGGGCGTCGATCGAGGAACGGCTCGGCGACGACGACCTCGATCGCTTCCGCGGCATCCTCGACCGCCTCACCGAGGACAGCGATCTGGAGACGGTGACGCTGGCCGCGATCAAGATGCTGCACGAGGCGGCCGGGGGCAACGGCGACGACGTCGAGATCCCGTCGGTCGCGCGGGTGCCCCGCGACAAGCCCCGTGACAAGTTCCGCCGTGACGATTCCCGTACGAACGACCGCACCGGCCGCCCGGTGCGCGGCAAGCCGGCCAGCGCGGGGTCGGCCCGGTTGTTCCTCGGCATCGGCAAGCGCGCCGGCCTGCGCCCGCAGGACATGGTCGGCGCGATCGCGGGGGAGTCCGGGCTCAACGCCCGCGACATCGGCGCCATCCAGATCCAGGACCGCTACACCCTGGTCGAGGTGCCGGAACCCGCCGCCGACATGGTCATCGCCGCCCTGCGCCGGGCCACCATCCGCGGCCGCAAGGCCACCGTCCGCCGGGAGCGCCCCCTGTCCTGACAGCCGCGTCAGCGGCGCGCTCACCCCGAAGGACGCCGCGGCCCTTCACCGACCGCCCGTCGGAGAAGGCTCCGCCGACTGGTTCGCGCCTGTGTCATCACGGGCGAGGACCAGTCGGCGCGAGCGCGCGCGTCGCTGCCGTGGCTGGCGTGCGGGTGGATCGAAGGAGGTCTGGGGGCGGCGTTAGGGTCGGTGCCATGGTCTTCGACGTCGCCCGGGTCCGGGCTGAATATCCTGCTCTCGCCGAGGGCTTCCAGCATTTTGACGGGGCGGGCGGCACGCAGCCGGCTGCTTCCGTGGTGGCGGCGATTGCCGGTGCCATGCGGACCGCCGTTTCCAACCGGGGCACTCACCATGAGCCTGCCCGGCGGTCCGGGGAGATCGTTGCCGCCGCTCGGCTGGCCGTTGCTGATCTGGTCGGGGGTGAGCCGGCCGGGGTGGTTTTCGGGCCCAGTGCCACGGCTTTGACCTACCTGGTCGCGCGGACGCTGGGGCAGGGGTGGGGGCCCGGCGACGAGGTGGTCGTGTCCCGGCTCGACCACGATGCCAATGTCCGGCCGTGGGTGCAGGCGGCCGAGGCGGCTGGTGCGACGGTGCGGTGGGCCGAGGTCGATCTGGCCACCGGGGAGTTGCCCGCCGCTCAGTACGTCGATCTGATCGGGCCGCGGACCAGGCTGGTGGCCGTGACCGCTGCCAGCAATACGATCGGTACGGTGCCGGCGGTGCGGGAGATCGCGGGGATCGCCCATGCGGCAGGGGCGCTGACGTTCGTCGACGGGGTGCATGCGACTGCGCATCGGCCGGTTGACGTGCGGGAGATGGGTGCCGACTTCTACGTGACCAGCGCCTACAAGTGGTCGGGGCCGCACTACGCCGCGGTGATCGCTGACCCGGGGCTGTGGGAGACCCTCGAGCCGGTCAAGCTGGTGCCGTCGTCGCGGCAGGTGCCCGAGCGTTTCGAGTACGGGACGCTCAGCTTCGAGCTGCTCGCCGGGATCACCGCCGCCGTCGACCAGTTGGCTGGTCTGGCCGGCGAGGAAGCCGGCCGGGCAGGCGCCGAGGAAGGCAGCGGAGCAGGAAGTGGCGCCACCAGCGGGCCGGGCCTCAGCGAACGCCGCCGCAGGCTGCTGGACAGCATGGCCGCGGTCACCGTCCACGAGAACGCACTGGCCGAGCGGCTCGCGGCCGGGCTGGCGGCGATCGACTCGGTGAGCGTGCTGGCGGCTCCGGCCGATCGGTGCCCGACGGTGTCGTTCCGGGTGGCTGGGCAGGCGCCGGCAGAGACTGCGCAAATCCTGGGGGAGCAGGGGTTCTGCTTGTCGAACGGCGACTACTACGCGGTGGAGTACTTCGTGGCGGCCGGGTTGCGGGACAGCGGCGGTGCGGTGCGGGCCAGCCTGTACCACTACAACACCGAGGATGAGGTGGAGCGGCTGCTCGAGGCGATCGCCAAGCTCTGAGAAACGGGCGCCCGGGAGGACCCGGACACCCCGCGAGGCTGACGCTGGGACGAGCGCCAAGCTCTGAGAAACGGGCGCCCGGGAGAGCCCGGACACCCCGCGGGGCTGACGCTGGGACGAGGAAGCGGCCGTAACGCCGGCCAGCCGCCGCCCCGGCAAGGGGGATAGCCGCAGGGGCGCCGGCCAGCCGGCGCCCCTGCGGAAGTGGCGGGCTAGGCGAGGAAGCGGGTCTTGCGCCGCCGCGCCACCAGCAAGCCGGCGCCTCCGGCCAGCAGCAGGGCGAGGCCGATGCCGGCCACCAGCGCGGTCTTGGTGCCGGTGACGGGCAGGCCGCCGCCGTCCCCGCCGGCCTGGCCGTCCGAGCTGCCGTCGCCCGTGCTGCCGTCGCCCGTGCCGCCGCCGGTCGCGGGCTTGGTCGTGGTCGGCGTGGCGGCCGGGGTGGGCGAGGGGGACGGGCCGGCGCCCGGGGCCCACACCGCGAGCAGGAAGTCCGTCGAGCCGGCGAGGTGGCCGGCGAGGGCGGTGCCCGGCGCCACGGTGGCGAGTTCCAGGGCCGGACCGGTGCCGCGTACGGCGCTGGTGCCGGGGGTGGCGGCGAGCTGGGTCAGCGCCTGGATGCCGCCGTGCTCGTCGGCCCAGGCCTTGGTCGTCCAGTGGAAGCGGACGTCCTTGAAGATCTCCTCGCGGCCGGTGGCACCGGTGGTGGCGATCGGGGTGGCGAGCTTCTTCA includes:
- a CDS encoding DEAD/DEAH box helicase → MTEHPVDEEPAGFAGLALRPELLTALGNLGYEEPTPIQREAIPPLLAGHDVLGQAATGTGKTAAFALPLLHTLAADLAGDGNEPAGAVRAGGERGRATDDGGQRPGTAGDGGDRARDAGPGALVLVPTRELAEQVSQAVHRYGRGLGVRVLPVYGGQPIGRQLHALKRGVDVVVGTPGRVLDHLSRGTLDLTGIRTVVLDEADEMLDMGFAEDIEAILDETPGERQTVLFSATMPPRIDAIARQHLREPVRIQMGRPALPPGELPRVRQSVYFVARAHKAAALGRVLDVEAPTAAIVFCRTREEVDELTEVLNGRGYRAEALHGGLSQDQRDRVMGRLRNGTTELLVATDVAARGLDIEQLTHVVNYNVPSAPEAYVHRIGRVGRAGREGSAITLAEPREQRMLTAIERLTRQPIAVEAVPSVSDLRARRLELTRASIEERLGDDDLDRFRGILDRLTEDSDLETVTLAAIKMLHEAAGGNGDDVEIPSVARVPRDKPRDKFRRDDSRTNDRTGRPVRGKPASAGSARLFLGIGKRAGLRPQDMVGAIAGESGLNARDIGAIQIQDRYTLVEVPEPAADMVIAALRRATIRGRKATVRRERPLS
- a CDS encoding cysteine desulfurase-like protein, with product MVFDVARVRAEYPALAEGFQHFDGAGGTQPAASVVAAIAGAMRTAVSNRGTHHEPARRSGEIVAAARLAVADLVGGEPAGVVFGPSATALTYLVARTLGQGWGPGDEVVVSRLDHDANVRPWVQAAEAAGATVRWAEVDLATGELPAAQYVDLIGPRTRLVAVTAASNTIGTVPAVREIAGIAHAAGALTFVDGVHATAHRPVDVREMGADFYVTSAYKWSGPHYAAVIADPGLWETLEPVKLVPSSRQVPERFEYGTLSFELLAGITAAVDQLAGLAGEEAGRAGAEEGSGAGSGATSGPGLSERRRRLLDSMAAVTVHENALAERLAAGLAAIDSVSVLAAPADRCPTVSFRVAGQAPAETAQILGEQGFCLSNGDYYAVEYFVAAGLRDSGGAVRASLYHYNTEDEVERLLEAIAKL